The genomic region CCGCGGCGACGGCCCCCAACCCGAGTCTGGTCGGTAAACCCAAATTTGCCGGCGGCGAAGAGGCCGTTCTGTACATCGTGAACGCCCCGGGCGACACTCGCTACACCCCGGCAAGCCTTCCGTTCCGGGCCCCGACGCTGTTTGTGCGGTACTTCGCCGGTCAGCCCGAAAACCTGCTGGGCGGTCATGGCAACTTCACCACCAACCAGTACCTGGCCTTATCCAAGTTTATGGACGGTTCCCGCAATGCCGTGGCCTCTCAGTTCGGCCAGCGCGACGGCATTCTGGCCCGTCTGGGCGAAACCTACCTGATCGCCGCCGAAGCCTATGGCCGTTTGGGCAAATACGCCGAAGCGCTGCCGTACCTCAACAAGGTACGGGACCGGGCCGCCTACAAAACGGGAGAAGACCGTTCGGCCTACGTCGACGGGGGCGTGGCCTACAAGAACAACCCGGCGGCCAACACCGCCCAGTTCGTCTCGTATTCGGACAAGAACACCTACTTCGAGTCGAACAACATCCCGGTAGCCACCACCAGTACGCTGGAGGGAATGCACCTGAACAGCGTGGCCGACATCTTCAATGCGACCAACCAGTTCTATTCGCGGGTGGGAGCCACTTCGGAGGCGACCAAATTTGTAGCCTTCATGCTCAACGAACGCTCCCGCGAGCTGGTGGGCGAACTGATGCGGTGGGAGGATCTGTCGCGTACCCAGACGCTGGTGACCCGGGCGACGGCCTTCAACGATGAGGCGAAGCCGCAAAGCCGGCATCTGCTGCGGCCGATTCCCCAGAAATTCCTCGACGGGGTGAAGCAGAACGGGGCCATCCTTACGGCGGAGCAAAAAACAGCGATGCAAAACCCCGGGTGGTAAGCCGTTCAACAAAAGGCAGATTCAGAATCTGCCTTTTGTTTTTTACACCTGATGCAGAAAATTCCTTCCCCGGGCGGGCCGCCGAAAGCGGGCCGGTGGCGGGAGTACGCCCAAAAACCGGCTTCGACCGGGGCGACTTTTCTGATTTTCGTTTAGTGAAAAACCAGTCTTTCGGATGCGTTTCATTTTTGCCTGTCTGGTACTGAATGGAACAAATCAGCACCTGTCTTTCGGGCAGAGAGCGACCCCGTAGCGATCAAAGAGTCATCAGCCAGGCGGGCTGACAGGCGGCCTTAGGAACGCATTATGATTTTGCGGTGGGAGAGGCCCCAGTAATGCAGTTCATCCATGACTTTTTCGAGCGATCGTCCGTGGTCGGTCAGCGAATATTCCACCGTGGGCGGAAACGTGTCGTGGGCTTCCCTTTTAATCAGTTGGTTGGCTTCCAGACTTTTCAGCTCTTTGGAAAGCACTTTGTCGGTAATCCCCGGTACCAGCCTGGAGATCTGCCCGAACCGTTTGGGACCGGTGGCCAGAGCAAACAGAATAAGCAGCTTCCAGCGCCCTTCCAGTGCTTCCAGAGCATCGCGGATAGAAAGCATCGTTTTGGGACATCCGGCACCGTTCAACATAGGCAGGGCTCGCAGTTTAGGCTGGTACGTTACTATCCGGTCAGATAGCACTTTCCGGTTGGATAGTGCTGGCAGGCGGATTGCAAACCTATCTAATTTCGGGCTTTCACCAAAATCAATCAGCCCATGACCTCACAAACGAGATGGTTTCGGAATCTTCACCTCGCCCTCTGGATCACACAAGTCGTTCTGGCCCTTAGCTTCCTGTGGGCCGCGGGCATAAAATGGTTTCAGCCGACTGATGAACTGGCAACCATGTGGCCCTGGGTGGCGCAGGTCCCGGTGGCTTTGGTAAAATTTACCGGATTCGTCGAGGTGGCGGGGGCCATCGGACTGCTCTTACCCATCCGGAGTCACCCGGCAACACGCACCTCCCGGGTCGCGGCGGGGGTTGTGGTGTGGATGATCGGGGCGGGGATGTTCCATCTGTTACGGCACGAAGCCTCCGGGGTGGGCGTCAACGTTGGCTTTGCCGTTCTGGCGGCTTTTATCGCCTGGGGCCGTCAGCAGCAGGCGCCCGGTTTTTCCGCCCGGTGTAGCACGCAGGGCTAGCTCGACCGGCGGGCCTTTTTGTCGCTACTTCTGATTCGGCTACAACAATCCCGAATCCGGCTACGTCTTTGCGGGTAATCCGGCGGACCTTTGTCCCAATTAAAACATACCATCGCCATGATTCTAGTAACCGGGGCTACAGGCCAGTTGGGCGGAGCCGTCATTCAGCAGCTTCTGCAAAAAATGCCCGCTTCCCAGATTGTCGCCTTCGTGCGGAACCCAGACAAAGCCGCCGACCTGACGGAACGGGGCGTGACCATCCGCGTGGGAACCTACGACGAGCCCGACTCCCTCGACCGCGCCATGCCGGGCGTGGAGACCGTCCTGCTGATTGCCGGGACGGATGAAGAAAACCGGGTTCGCCAGCACCAGCAGGTGGTGGATGCGGCCCGGAAAGCACAGGTGCGGCGGATTGCCTACACGGGCCGGGCGCTCAAAGACCGGCTTACGCTGGTCAACGGCCTGATGGAAGGACATTTCCAAACCGAGGACTACATCAAACAGTGCGGCCTGCCGTATACGCTGTTTCAAAACAGCCTTTATCTGGATGCGATTCCGCAATTTTTAGGCGGCGACGCCGTTTTTGAGCGGGGCATCGTCGTGCCGGCCGGGGCGGGGCGGGTCGCGTTTGCCTGGCGCCGCGACCTCGGCGAGGCGATAGCCAATGCCCTGCTGATGGCGCAAACGGGCAACCGCACGTACCTGCTTACCGGCAGTGAGTCGTACTCCTTCGCCGACGTGGCCGCGGCCCTGACCGACCTTTCGGGAAAGTCCGTGACTTACCGCCCGGCCGAACCCGCCGCTTTTGAAGCCCAGCTGGTTGGCCGCGGACTGCCGCCGGTGGTGGCCCGCCGCATTAGCAGCTTTATCGCCGACATCGCCAACGGACAGGAAGAAGCCGTAAGCCCTGACCTGGAAAAGCTGCTCGGCCGGAAGCCGACGACGCTCCGCGAAGGGTTATCTTTGTTGTATCAACGCTAACCCGGATTCCGGGAATGTCCCGCCATTAACCCGTCGCCTGATGTCAACCGAGTCGCCATACCGAATCCAGTCCATTGCCGAATACCACCAGTTTGCGGGTCTTCCCAAACCAGTCCACCCGCTCGTCAGCGTGGTCCGGTTCGAGGAGGTGAAACCCCGCAATCCGGACCGGCCCAAGAGCATCGTCAACCATTTTTATTCGATTGCGCTGAAGCGGAATTTCAGCGGCCGGATGAGGTACGGGCAGCAGCAGTATGATTTCGACGAAGGCGTGATGGTCTTTCTGGCCCCCGGTCAGGTGCTGGCCGTTTCGGCCGAGGCGTCGCATGAGCATACGGGCTGGCTGCTGATGATTCACCCGGATTTTTTGTGGAATACGCCCCTAGCCAGGCAAATCCGGCAGTACGACTACTTCGACTATTCCATTCGGGAAGCCCTGTTTTTGTCGGAGAAGGAAGAAGCGCTGATCGTGGGCATCATTCAGCAGGTGGAGCGGGAATACAGGGAGCCGATTGACTCATTCAGTCAGAACATCATCGTCGCGCACCTGAACGTACTGCTTCAGTATGCCGACCGGTTCTACCAGCGTCAGTTTATCACGCGCCGGATTTCCAACCACAAAATCCTCGACCGGTTTGAGGCCGTTCTGGAGGCTTATTTCGCCGGCGAGGCGCTGGAACAAACCGGTTTGCCGACGGTCGGGTATCTGGCCGAACAGCTCAGCGTGTCGCCGACTTACCTGAGTAGTGTACTGAAGACGGTAACGGGCCAGAACACCCAGCAGCACATCCACGACAAACTCATCGAGAAGGCCAAAGAGAAACTTTCGACGACCGACTTATCGGTCAGCGAAGTGGCGTATCTGCTGGGTTTCGAGCACCCGCAGTCATTCAGCAAACTATTCAAGAGCAAGACAAATGTGACGCCCCTGGAATTCCGACATTCGTTCCTGTCCTGAGAGATGCCGACCTAAACGGTAAATTAGCGTAGCTTTCGCCCTTTTGTCAGCATGAAACATGTACTGCTCCTTTTCTGCTTAACCGCACTGTCTTTCCACTCTCTCACGGCCCAGACCACCCAAAGCGTGGCCCGGGCCAAAACCACCTATTCCAACCCCTTGAACGTACAGTTTGGCGACCCTTACGTGCTCTACACCGGCGGGACGTATTACATGTACGGCACGGGGGCCGGAGCCGATAAGGGATTTGCCGCCTATTCTTCCAAAGACCTGGTCAGCTGGAAGCCGGAAGGGCAGGTTTATTTTCACGACAACAAAAACGGGTGGAGTGATCCCAAAGCCAGTTGGGGCGGGGCGTACTGGGCCCCCGAGGTGTACGAAGTAAAGGGCAAATTTTACCTTTTTTACAGCGCCCAGTGGAAGGTCAACCCGAACCGGGAAGTCGAGAATTTCCGGATTGGCGTAGCCGTAGCGGACAAGCCCACCGGCCCCTTCGTGGACCTGACCAGCAAGCCGATTTTTGACCCCGGCTATCCCATCATTGACGCCAATGTGTTTTTTGATTCCAATGGCAGAACCTACCTGTACTACTCCCGCGCGGCCTACAAACACCCCGTGGAAAGCGAAATCGCGGACTGGGCGCGGCAGAAAGGCTGGTACAAGGAAATTGAAGAAAGCTGGGTGTACGGCGTAGAACTCAAGCCTGATTTTTCCGGAACCATCGGCCAGCCGGTGCTGCTGCTGCGGCCCCCGGTCCGGCTGAACGATAAACAGGCCGAGTGGGAAAGCCGGTCCGTCACCGCCCGCGAAGTGAACCGGCGCTGGACGGAGGGCTCCGTGACGTTTAAGAAAGACGGGACCTACTACATGATGTATTCGGCCAATTACTTCGGCGGTCAGCATTACGCCGTCGGGTACGCGACGGCCGCTTCCCCGCTGGGGCCGTACAAAAAAGCCGCCAATAACCCGGTATTGCAGAAAAATACGGCCCAGGGCGGTACCGTAACGGGCACGGGCCACAACAGCATCACCTATTCGCCCGACGGCAAGGAAATGTTCTGCGTCTACCACGGCAGAACCACCCGGACGGGCGAGGAACGCGTGGTGTTTATCGACCGGATGGAGGTGAAAGCGGGCCGTATTACCGTCTCCGGACCGACCACCACCCCGCAGAAACTGCCGTCGGTCTCCGCCCCGCGCCCCGGCAAATGACCCTTCGTTAACCCCCTTATCCCGCTGCCGAACGTCCCTGAAAGAGCCCGCCCCCGCTCGTTCAGGGACGTTTATTTTTCATTATTCATCATTCACCCGCCCCTTACCTCGATTACGGATATTCCTACCAGTTTTACCGATAGAGAACCGCACGGGAAGAGAATCAAATACCTTTGATTAAGCAACCCGTGGCAGAACTGGAACCAGAGCCTGACGGCGAACGAGCCTCTTTACGGCGTCTGATTTCCTGAAAGCCGCCAGTCTATCCAACCTGATTCAAAAAAGATAATCCGTTGTGATCGCAGCCAAAGGATACGCCGCCCAGGCGAAGGAAACCGATTTGGCCCCCTGGAATTTTGACCGTCGTGAAGTAGGGCCTCACGATGTGCAGTTCGATATTCTCTACTGCGGGGTCTGCCACTCTGACCTCCACGTCATCAGGGATGAGTGGGGAGGGACCCTCTCATTCATCAGGCCTACGACCGCATGGTGAAGGGCGACGTGCGCTACCGCTTTGTGATCGACATGGCGACACTGTAAGCGCCCGGCCATTTAGACACCCACTTTACAGCGATGAAAACATCCGTTAAAGCGGTAAGTCAGGCACTTACCCTGTTAATCTGGCTTTTTTGGGGAATAACCAATACGCTCATGGCACAGACAGACAAACCCGCGGGTACCCCGCAGCCCAGTCGTGGCCCGGCCACCAGTTTCAGTGGAATCGTCTGGGTAAAAACGCTGGTTCCGGCCAACGACCAGACCGATTGCATCGTCAGCGAAGTCGCTTTTGACCCGAAAGCCCGGACGTTCTGGCACTCGCATCCCAACGGTCAGATTCTGGTGGTGAAGCAGGGAAACTGCTATTATCAGGAAAAAGGGAAACCCGTTCAGATCATCCGGGAAGGGGAGGCCGTCAACATTGCGCCGAACGTGGTGCACTGGCACGGAGCCGGTCCCCAAAACAAAATGACGCATATTGCCATTAATCCAAATGTGAGCAAAGGCGGTGCCGTTACCTGGTTACAGGCCGTTACGGACGAAGAATATAAGGCCGCTCATTAATTCAGACCGGGCATTGCCCAGAAAAATCCGGCATTATGGAACAGACGG from Tellurirhabdus rosea harbors:
- a CDS encoding winged helix-turn-helix transcriptional regulator yields the protein MLSIRDALEALEGRWKLLILFALATGPKRFGQISRLVPGITDKVLSKELKSLEANQLIKREAHDTFPPTVEYSLTDHGRSLEKVMDELHYWGLSHRKIIMRS
- a CDS encoding DoxX family protein, whose amino-acid sequence is MTSQTRWFRNLHLALWITQVVLALSFLWAAGIKWFQPTDELATMWPWVAQVPVALVKFTGFVEVAGAIGLLLPIRSHPATRTSRVAAGVVVWMIGAGMFHLLRHEASGVGVNVGFAVLAAFIAWGRQQQAPGFSARCSTQG
- a CDS encoding SDR family oxidoreductase, giving the protein MILVTGATGQLGGAVIQQLLQKMPASQIVAFVRNPDKAADLTERGVTIRVGTYDEPDSLDRAMPGVETVLLIAGTDEENRVRQHQQVVDAARKAQVRRIAYTGRALKDRLTLVNGLMEGHFQTEDYIKQCGLPYTLFQNSLYLDAIPQFLGGDAVFERGIVVPAGAGRVAFAWRRDLGEAIANALLMAQTGNRTYLLTGSESYSFADVAAALTDLSGKSVTYRPAEPAAFEAQLVGRGLPPVVARRISSFIADIANGQEEAVSPDLEKLLGRKPTTLREGLSLLYQR
- a CDS encoding helix-turn-helix domain-containing protein, yielding MSTESPYRIQSIAEYHQFAGLPKPVHPLVSVVRFEEVKPRNPDRPKSIVNHFYSIALKRNFSGRMRYGQQQYDFDEGVMVFLAPGQVLAVSAEASHEHTGWLLMIHPDFLWNTPLARQIRQYDYFDYSIREALFLSEKEEALIVGIIQQVEREYREPIDSFSQNIIVAHLNVLLQYADRFYQRQFITRRISNHKILDRFEAVLEAYFAGEALEQTGLPTVGYLAEQLSVSPTYLSSVLKTVTGQNTQQHIHDKLIEKAKEKLSTTDLSVSEVAYLLGFEHPQSFSKLFKSKTNVTPLEFRHSFLS
- a CDS encoding glycoside hydrolase family 43 protein, whose product is MKHVLLLFCLTALSFHSLTAQTTQSVARAKTTYSNPLNVQFGDPYVLYTGGTYYMYGTGAGADKGFAAYSSKDLVSWKPEGQVYFHDNKNGWSDPKASWGGAYWAPEVYEVKGKFYLFYSAQWKVNPNREVENFRIGVAVADKPTGPFVDLTSKPIFDPGYPIIDANVFFDSNGRTYLYYSRAAYKHPVESEIADWARQKGWYKEIEESWVYGVELKPDFSGTIGQPVLLLRPPVRLNDKQAEWESRSVTAREVNRRWTEGSVTFKKDGTYYMMYSANYFGGQHYAVGYATAASPLGPYKKAANNPVLQKNTAQGGTVTGTGHNSITYSPDGKEMFCVYHGRTTRTGEERVVFIDRMEVKAGRITVSGPTTTPQKLPSVSAPRPGK
- a CDS encoding (R)-mandelonitrile lyase, with translation MAQTDKPAGTPQPSRGPATSFSGIVWVKTLVPANDQTDCIVSEVAFDPKARTFWHSHPNGQILVVKQGNCYYQEKGKPVQIIREGEAVNIAPNVVHWHGAGPQNKMTHIAINPNVSKGGAVTWLQAVTDEEYKAAH